A window of Vibrio ishigakensis contains these coding sequences:
- a CDS encoding tripartite tricarboxylate transporter TctB family protein yields MLNRHVIFPSLIIVFSAVVLFLVGQFAEPRFQDASVDAKFFPTAIAVIQIIICAALLIQHKIKKAQSEKEQQIISKIAVFGISFLIGYAFLITVVGYLYASFVAFSLYLICFKVKKPLYYAVAWSFVYGVYYLFGEVFYIALPEGMFY; encoded by the coding sequence ATGCTAAATCGACACGTTATATTTCCCTCTCTAATAATTGTATTTAGTGCAGTAGTACTTTTCTTGGTTGGCCAATTTGCAGAGCCGCGTTTTCAAGACGCGAGCGTGGACGCTAAATTCTTTCCAACGGCAATAGCAGTTATTCAAATCATTATTTGTGCGGCGCTTCTCATTCAGCACAAAATAAAGAAAGCTCAGTCAGAAAAAGAGCAACAAATTATTTCAAAGATAGCGGTGTTTGGAATTTCATTCCTGATCGGATACGCCTTCTTGATCACAGTAGTTGGGTACCTGTATGCGAGTTTTGTCGCCTTTAGCCTCTACCTCATCTGTTTCAAGGTGAAAAAACCGCTTTACTACGCAGTCGCTTGGTCGTTCGTGTATGGCGTGTATTACTTATTCGGTGAAGTCTTTTACATCGCACTGCCTGAAGGCATGTTTTATTAG
- a CDS encoding AAA family ATPase: protein MAKIYFICGFIGSGKTTYSKELAKSKSAFRFSMDEWMIPLYGEHMEREVFDQRLATLQGLFKDSALQLLKLNVPVIFDFGFWSKAERESIMDWAHEVGADAEIHYLDVPFEVCKQRATNRNQDLQGKSYEMTPEMLDMFWSWFEIPSSGEDIVRIDNTPK from the coding sequence GTGGCTAAGATCTACTTCATCTGTGGCTTTATTGGTTCAGGCAAGACTACCTATTCCAAAGAATTAGCAAAATCAAAAAGTGCATTTCGTTTCTCTATGGATGAATGGATGATCCCTCTGTATGGCGAACATATGGAGCGAGAGGTATTCGATCAGAGACTTGCGACCTTGCAAGGCCTGTTCAAAGACTCTGCATTACAGCTTCTTAAGCTCAATGTCCCTGTGATCTTTGATTTTGGCTTCTGGAGCAAGGCAGAGCGAGAAAGCATCATGGACTGGGCTCATGAGGTGGGAGCTGATGCAGAGATTCACTATCTAGATGTTCCCTTTGAGGTTTGCAAACAGAGGGCCACAAATCGCAACCAAGACCTTCAAGGAAAGTCCTATGAGATGACCCCAGAGATGCTCGACATGTTCTGGTCTTGGTTTGAGATTCCTTCCTCGGGCGAGGATATCGTCCGAATCGATAATACGCCGAAGTAG
- a CDS encoding polysaccharide lyase family 7 protein → MPKLNKTSMLVLAALAGGLAGCSTTADSGNAQNVVQHDAALATQYNLDVTKAPAENFDLSKFKLNTPRDDDKPERAGKVMEIYKPMLNDKANPFSDPEWFYTDPVTGAMVFASPNKAMTTPNSKNARSELRAMLSDDYGSKDNNFTVASTKDADQYGAIGGEMSATLSVDWVSTSGNYKKNGAFATVIGQIHGSKNEPLKIMYRKLPEHKHGSLYWNYETNALGDDYGNRRDIMHEVFGKAGLRKGDADPADGILLGEIFSYDVNVEGDIMHLTFTKNPGKPDQEIKKFDIDLAKGNYQGDKYDQGYANDWMYFKAGTYNQCNTGSSGCSNNGIEAGDYTKVSFYQFKLDQ, encoded by the coding sequence ATGCCGAAATTGAATAAAACTTCGATGCTTGTTCTGGCTGCTCTAGCAGGTGGCCTAGCGGGTTGTTCAACAACTGCCGACAGTGGCAACGCACAAAATGTTGTTCAACACGATGCTGCTCTAGCAACGCAATACAACCTTGATGTAACTAAAGCGCCAGCTGAAAACTTTGACCTGTCTAAGTTTAAACTGAATACACCGCGCGATGATGACAAGCCAGAGCGTGCCGGCAAGGTTATGGAAATCTACAAGCCTATGTTGAATGACAAGGCGAACCCTTTCTCTGATCCTGAGTGGTTCTACACAGACCCTGTAACAGGCGCTATGGTGTTTGCATCACCAAACAAGGCGATGACTACCCCTAACTCTAAGAATGCTCGTAGTGAGCTGCGTGCAATGCTTTCTGATGATTACGGCTCAAAAGACAACAACTTTACCGTAGCTTCAACTAAAGATGCTGACCAATACGGCGCTATCGGTGGTGAGATGAGTGCAACCCTTTCTGTTGATTGGGTAAGTACCAGCGGTAACTACAAGAAGAATGGCGCGTTCGCCACTGTAATCGGTCAGATCCACGGCTCGAAAAACGAACCACTTAAGATCATGTATCGTAAGCTTCCTGAGCACAAACACGGCTCCCTATACTGGAACTACGAAACTAACGCTCTAGGTGATGACTACGGCAACCGTCGTGACATCATGCACGAGGTATTTGGTAAAGCAGGTCTGCGCAAAGGTGATGCGGACCCAGCAGACGGTATCCTACTAGGTGAAATCTTCTCTTACGACGTAAATGTTGAAGGTGACATCATGCACCTGACCTTTACTAAGAACCCAGGCAAGCCTGACCAAGAGATCAAGAAGTTTGATATCGACCTAGCTAAGGGTAACTACCAAGGCGATAAGTATGACCAAGGTTATGCTAACGACTGGATGTACTTCAAAGCGGGTACCTATAACCAATGTAACACTGGCTCAAGCGGTTGCTCGAACAATGGCATCGAAGCGGGTGACTACACCAAGGTAAGCTTCTACCAATTCAAGCTTGACCAATAA
- a CDS encoding carbohydrate porin — MKAFKVLPLTLAVASTLGAFAASAASEADLQALEDRIATLESRAETTYQNDQQPAILTPDFEAPLGIIFSGYARYGAHYKAGDSRYVDIGTTGRSVGRLGNESNGGEFQFAKVFDAEDGPKWDLVLMFDHWSNSDWGSEGGVNLKKMYAGVTNVFESQPELYMWAGRDFHQRPQQGINDYFWMSHDGQGAGFYNLNLGGIKLDMGFVGQVADNGGALGDDSGRYAVTSKIHGIDLGIGGLELYANYGFASDDANSTANPNVDDETAWQVGAVMGLGDSNRIVAKYADGADDSVFDLAGDKQVIYVSLEGAYAATDNFIIDYLGSYKDISGDDAVDGNGRSVASSEYSAIVRPQYQWNSVHSTWLEAGYAYVDYANDDEDQGWKVTLSQNVSLGGLPWSRPMLRFYATVGDVESTRADVSETVDTVSFGAMFEAWW; from the coding sequence ATGAAAGCATTCAAGGTCTTACCACTAACCCTAGCAGTGGCCTCTACCCTAGGCGCTTTTGCAGCTTCAGCTGCATCAGAAGCCGATCTACAAGCACTAGAAGATCGAATCGCGACTCTCGAATCTCGCGCTGAAACTACCTACCAAAACGACCAGCAACCAGCCATCCTAACGCCTGACTTCGAAGCACCTTTAGGAATCATTTTCTCAGGTTATGCGCGCTATGGTGCACACTACAAAGCGGGTGACTCACGCTACGTAGACATTGGTACCACAGGCCGCTCTGTAGGTCGTCTAGGTAACGAATCAAACGGTGGTGAATTCCAGTTTGCTAAGGTATTTGATGCTGAAGATGGACCAAAGTGGGACCTAGTGTTGATGTTCGATCACTGGTCAAACAGTGATTGGGGTTCAGAAGGTGGCGTTAACCTGAAGAAGATGTACGCAGGTGTAACCAATGTATTTGAAAGCCAACCTGAGCTTTATATGTGGGCTGGTCGTGACTTTCATCAGCGTCCACAACAGGGCATCAATGACTACTTCTGGATGTCACACGATGGTCAAGGTGCTGGTTTCTACAACCTAAATCTAGGTGGAATCAAGCTGGATATGGGCTTCGTTGGTCAAGTGGCTGATAACGGTGGTGCATTAGGCGATGATAGCGGTCGCTATGCAGTGACTTCGAAGATCCACGGTATTGACCTAGGCATCGGTGGTCTAGAGCTATACGCGAACTACGGTTTTGCATCAGATGATGCCAATAGCACGGCTAACCCAAATGTTGATGATGAAACAGCTTGGCAAGTGGGCGCGGTAATGGGACTGGGTGACAGCAACCGTATCGTAGCCAAATACGCTGATGGCGCAGATGACTCTGTATTTGATCTAGCCGGTGACAAGCAAGTTATCTACGTGAGTTTGGAAGGTGCATACGCTGCAACTGACAACTTCATTATTGACTATCTAGGTTCGTACAAAGATATCAGTGGTGATGATGCTGTAGATGGAAATGGTCGTTCGGTTGCTAGTTCAGAGTACTCAGCAATCGTGCGTCCTCAGTATCAATGGAACAGCGTGCACTCTACTTGGCTAGAAGCGGGTTATGCATATGTTGACTATGCAAACGATGATGAAGACCAAGGTTGGAAGGTAACACTATCGCAAAACGTATCCCTTGGTGGCCTACCATGGAGTCGTCCAATGCTTCGCTTCTACGCAACCGTGGGTGACGTAGAGTCTACGCGAGCTGATGTGTCTGAAACCGTTGATACAGTTAGCTTCGGTGCAATGTTCGAGGCGTGGTGGTAA
- a CDS encoding carbohydrate ABC transporter permease, translating to MSIQVFKPSDRAIEIATKILLVALATLLIVSAIITVFPFVWSALLSTRDRSEIFGTGISLAIGDSLSYNYERLLEIMPFWQAMFNSIYVAFLGTSISLLFCSMGGYAFAVYKFRGKSLLFGMLVGSMMIPPVLSLIPYFMIVKFLGLIDNHLAVWLPFTTTPFGIFLMRQHVVASIPKELLEAAKLDGAGEFRTYWSVVLPLMKPALATLAIVQFVFFWNMFMQPLVVLTSPENYVITQALRSVQGIPNTPWGAVMLGTTISILPLVTAYLFASRQMISGLTSGAVKG from the coding sequence GTGTCTATTCAAGTATTTAAACCGAGCGACCGAGCTATTGAGATCGCAACCAAGATACTCTTGGTTGCCCTAGCTACTCTGCTGATAGTGTCGGCAATCATTACGGTATTCCCGTTTGTCTGGTCTGCGCTTTTGTCTACCCGTGACCGTAGTGAGATCTTCGGTACTGGCATCAGCCTAGCCATCGGCGATAGCCTTAGCTACAACTACGAGCGCCTGCTAGAGATCATGCCGTTTTGGCAAGCCATGTTTAACTCTATCTACGTGGCGTTTCTAGGCACCAGTATCTCGCTGCTGTTCTGCAGCATGGGCGGCTATGCGTTCGCGGTATATAAATTCCGTGGCAAGTCTCTGCTGTTTGGCATGCTGGTGGGCTCTATGATGATCCCGCCGGTGCTGAGCCTTATCCCATACTTCATGATAGTGAAGTTCTTGGGACTGATTGATAACCACCTAGCGGTATGGCTTCCGTTTACCACTACGCCATTTGGTATCTTCCTGATGCGTCAGCACGTTGTGGCTTCTATCCCTAAAGAGCTTCTTGAAGCAGCCAAGCTAGATGGTGCTGGTGAGTTCAGAACCTATTGGAGCGTTGTGCTTCCACTGATGAAGCCAGCACTAGCGACTCTAGCTATCGTGCAATTCGTTTTCTTCTGGAACATGTTCATGCAGCCTCTTGTAGTGCTGACCTCACCAGAAAACTACGTAATTACTCAGGCGCTTCGAAGCGTACAGGGCATTCCAAACACCCCATGGGGCGCGGTAATGCTTGGCACCACAATCTCAATTCTTCCACTAGTAACAGCTTACTTATTTGCATCTCGCCAAATGATTAGCGGCTTAACGTCGGGCGCGGTGAAAGGTTAA
- a CDS encoding LacI family DNA-binding transcriptional regulator — translation MATIKEVSEHAGVSQATVSRVINGTSRVSHDKKLKVEKAIQELGYRPNFIAQALASSRSGSIGVVVPELGGPFYSSILHNIESKLRQYGYHVIVTACGNTEREQQESVEFLLSRRVDALIMHTQHLTDDYLINLDEQGVVFVLINRFVPELKQSCIEIDNEYGGKLATEHLLNSGHTRIACITGPLEKSDARGRLQGYRAALEEAGIDYDETLVIEAGFTEETGHSAAKKLLRRGCDFTALFACNDHMAFGAFEVLRDANYKIPEQVSLVGFDDILFARYLTPALTTVNFPIEQMSIEAVQLAIQKLHKNKLDVNFKLQPNLMLRNSTHVLPHTLQTI, via the coding sequence GTGGCAACCATCAAAGAAGTATCAGAGCATGCAGGTGTATCACAGGCGACCGTGTCGCGAGTGATCAATGGCACCAGTCGTGTTAGCCATGACAAAAAGCTTAAGGTAGAGAAGGCTATCCAAGAGCTGGGCTATCGTCCTAATTTTATTGCACAAGCACTAGCATCAAGCCGAAGCGGTAGTATTGGCGTTGTGGTTCCTGAGCTCGGTGGTCCTTTCTATTCAAGCATCCTACACAACATCGAGAGCAAACTTCGCCAATATGGCTATCACGTTATCGTGACTGCGTGTGGCAATACAGAACGTGAGCAACAAGAGTCGGTTGAGTTCCTTCTTAGTCGTCGTGTGGATGCTCTTATCATGCATACCCAGCACCTTACCGATGACTATCTCATTAACCTTGATGAGCAAGGCGTGGTGTTTGTGCTGATTAACCGTTTCGTGCCTGAGCTAAAGCAAAGCTGCATCGAAATTGATAACGAGTACGGCGGCAAATTGGCTACCGAGCATTTGCTTAATAGCGGTCATACCCGTATTGCGTGTATAACAGGTCCTCTTGAGAAATCAGACGCGAGAGGTCGCCTACAGGGCTATCGCGCTGCCCTAGAAGAAGCAGGTATCGATTACGACGAAACCCTAGTAATCGAGGCGGGCTTTACTGAAGAAACCGGTCACAGCGCAGCTAAGAAATTGCTTCGCCGAGGCTGTGACTTTACCGCTCTGTTTGCGTGCAACGACCACATGGCATTTGGCGCTTTTGAGGTGCTGCGTGATGCCAATTATAAAATCCCTGAACAGGTTTCTCTGGTTGGGTTCGATGACATCTTGTTTGCAAGATACCTGACTCCAGCCCTCACTACGGTGAACTTTCCCATTGAACAGATGAGCATAGAAGCGGTTCAGCTCGCTATTCAAAAGCTACATAAAAACAAACTAGACGTGAATTTTAAGCTTCAACCAAACCTGATGCTGAGAAATTCCACCCATGTCTTACCACATACTCTACAAACGATTTAA
- a CDS encoding ABC transporter substrate-binding protein, protein MKLKTLSLTVAAGLGLATAVNAADQSIRFDGFPDFDSSLKVILPDFEKETGIKVDYLMNNHGDHHTKLTTNLATGSGAGDVIVVDVEKIGPFVGSGGLVNLSEKYGADKYAERFAPYAWEQGKGADGSVYGIPVDLGPGVMYYRTDIFEKAGIDVDAATKDWDSYIAAGEKLKEQNVKLIASAADVAQAIIFTTVPEGEGLYFDMDGNPVVTSERFVHAFTVAKEIRDKGLDGRILAWSNEWYEGFRNGTFATQLSGAWLLGHLNNWIAPDTAGKWGVDHLPDGIYGSWGGSFLSIPTQSKNPDEAWKLIEYMTTRRDVQLKHFETIAAFPANVTTYDDAMFAEKVDFLGGQQARLLFADVAKNIKPVAPAKGDHVARAIILENALMEVLDEGKDIKTALKDAERLIKRRTRNL, encoded by the coding sequence ATGAAACTAAAAACGTTATCGCTGACAGTCGCTGCCGGCCTAGGCTTGGCAACCGCAGTTAACGCGGCGGACCAAAGCATCCGCTTTGACGGCTTTCCAGATTTCGATAGCAGCCTAAAAGTGATTCTGCCTGACTTTGAAAAAGAGACAGGTATCAAGGTTGATTACCTGATGAATAACCACGGCGACCACCACACTAAGCTAACCACTAACCTTGCAACGGGCTCAGGTGCGGGTGACGTTATCGTAGTTGACGTTGAAAAGATCGGTCCTTTTGTCGGCTCAGGCGGTCTAGTAAATCTATCTGAAAAATATGGCGCAGATAAATACGCAGAGCGCTTTGCACCATATGCTTGGGAGCAAGGTAAAGGCGCAGACGGCAGTGTTTATGGTATCCCTGTAGACCTTGGTCCTGGCGTTATGTACTACCGTACTGACATCTTCGAAAAAGCGGGCATCGATGTAGATGCTGCAACTAAAGATTGGGATTCATACATAGCGGCGGGTGAGAAGCTCAAAGAGCAAAACGTAAAACTGATTGCATCAGCGGCAGACGTTGCTCAAGCCATCATCTTTACTACTGTACCTGAGGGTGAAGGCCTGTATTTCGATATGGATGGCAACCCGGTAGTAACTTCTGAACGTTTCGTTCACGCATTTACCGTAGCGAAAGAGATCCGCGACAAGGGCCTAGATGGCCGTATCCTAGCGTGGTCGAACGAGTGGTATGAAGGCTTCCGCAACGGCACCTTTGCAACACAGCTTTCTGGCGCATGGCTACTTGGCCACTTAAACAACTGGATTGCACCAGATACAGCGGGCAAGTGGGGCGTTGATCACCTACCTGATGGCATCTATGGCAGCTGGGGCGGTTCTTTCCTTTCTATCCCTACTCAATCTAAGAACCCAGATGAAGCGTGGAAGCTAATCGAATACATGACAACTCGTCGCGACGTCCAGCTTAAACACTTTGAAACCATTGCTGCATTCCCTGCGAACGTGACTACTTACGATGACGCAATGTTTGCTGAGAAAGTAGATTTCCTTGGCGGTCAACAAGCTCGCCTACTGTTTGCTGATGTGGCTAAAAACATCAAGCCAGTAGCACCAGCTAAGGGCGACCACGTTGCTCGCGCAATCATCCTAGAAAATGCTCTGATGGAAGTGCTAGACGAAGGCAAAGACATCAAGACTGCATTGAAAGACGCAGAGCGCCTAATCAAGCGCCGTACTCGCAACCTTTAA
- a CDS encoding carbohydrate ABC transporter permease, translating into MNQAASKALENNGRPSLFLKLNLKALTPYGFLLPFLVIFSVFGIFPLLFSIFLSFHEWNPVEGLGAMEYVGLENYHLALTDPWLWRSLKNTLWLAITSGVAQHLVALPVAYILVSLGGRLRHWLTSAYFLPFITSTVAASLIFFNMYSPNSGIINQSLMALADSTLFGWAFGWVNDYQPIRWLEDATMIKPSIAIMVFWKYTGFNIVLYTTGLMTIPKEILEAARMDGANAWRRFWSISLPMIRPFIFFAVTMTIIGNLQLFEEPFVLTRGTGGTGQSGLTISMYLYKVGWEWLEMGTASAISWLLFTLIAACTAVQFFFFGKKGLGEQ; encoded by the coding sequence ATGAACCAAGCTGCCAGCAAAGCATTAGAAAACAATGGGCGTCCCAGCCTTTTTTTAAAGCTTAACTTGAAAGCGCTTACACCATACGGCTTCTTACTGCCATTTTTGGTGATTTTTTCAGTATTTGGAATCTTTCCATTGCTGTTTTCAATCTTCCTTTCCTTCCATGAGTGGAACCCAGTGGAAGGCCTTGGTGCCATGGAATATGTGGGGTTAGAGAACTACCATCTAGCACTAACTGACCCTTGGCTTTGGCGCTCACTAAAGAACACGCTGTGGCTTGCTATCACCTCAGGTGTGGCTCAGCACCTTGTGGCTCTGCCTGTAGCTTACATCCTAGTTTCACTGGGTGGCCGCTTGCGTCACTGGCTAACATCAGCCTATTTCTTGCCGTTTATCACCTCAACGGTGGCGGCATCACTTATCTTCTTCAATATGTATTCGCCAAACTCAGGCATCATCAACCAAAGCTTGATGGCGCTGGCGGACAGCACACTATTTGGCTGGGCATTCGGTTGGGTTAACGACTATCAACCTATCCGCTGGCTAGAAGACGCAACCATGATCAAGCCATCTATCGCCATCATGGTGTTCTGGAAATATACCGGCTTCAACATAGTGCTCTACACCACGGGTCTTATGACTATCCCGAAAGAGATCCTTGAAGCAGCGCGTATGGATGGTGCAAACGCATGGCGCCGTTTCTGGAGCATCTCACTGCCTATGATTCGCCCGTTCATCTTCTTCGCGGTAACCATGACCATCATCGGCAACCTGCAGCTGTTTGAAGAACCATTTGTTCTGACCCGAGGTACCGGTGGTACTGGTCAGTCAGGCTTAACCATCTCTATGTACCTGTACAAGGTGGGTTGGGAATGGCTAGAGATGGGAACCGCTTCGGCAATCTCATGGCTACTGTTTACGCTTATCGCGGCCTGTACCGCAGTTCAATTCTTCTTCTTTGGTAAGAAAGGCTTAGGGGAGCAATAA
- a CDS encoding tripartite tricarboxylate transporter permease — translation MFEHLLNGLLTAFSPEVLPILIFGVVGGIVLGALPGLTATMGVAILLPFTFGMEPTAALVMLIGVYIGGIYGGSIAAILLKTPGTPASAATVLDGHTLAAKGQAARALSISAVASFTGGLISTIVLIAIAPLLANFALRFNAPEYFALALFGLTIIASVSSQNILKGLLAGTIGLLISTVGLDPISSVPRFTFGVMDLYSGINVIPVLIGLFALSEAINQIEKILKEKKAEVPKFDHKLLSKKDLKEMMPTAVKSGVMGTTIGSVPGAGADISAFVCYNEAKRSSKNPDEFGKGSVRGLAAAEAGNNGVTGGSLVPLLTLGVPGDAVAAVLLGALIVQGLTPGPLLFAHSPEVVYGVFSSMLVANVVMLLVGLLGIRFFCRIIEVPKILMIPVILFLSVVGAYAINNSMFDVGIAIAFGILGFVLGKLEIPSSPILLAIILGPMAETNLRKALLMYDNSWSFLYERPIALAFVLLAIFSVYSTMKMKKKQKLQAAESQ, via the coding sequence ATGTTTGAACATTTATTAAATGGCTTGCTGACGGCGTTCAGCCCTGAAGTCTTACCTATTCTTATCTTTGGTGTTGTGGGCGGTATCGTGCTCGGCGCCTTGCCTGGCCTTACAGCGACCATGGGTGTAGCCATCTTGCTACCCTTTACCTTCGGTATGGAGCCAACCGCGGCTCTGGTAATGCTGATCGGTGTGTATATCGGTGGTATTTACGGCGGCTCAATTGCGGCTATCTTGCTAAAAACTCCCGGAACGCCTGCTTCTGCGGCCACGGTTCTTGATGGACATACATTGGCAGCCAAAGGGCAAGCGGCCCGTGCGCTATCTATTTCAGCGGTGGCCTCTTTCACTGGTGGCCTTATCAGTACTATTGTTCTGATTGCTATCGCGCCGCTTCTGGCAAACTTTGCCTTGCGCTTTAACGCCCCTGAGTACTTTGCTCTGGCTCTGTTTGGCTTGACCATTATTGCTAGCGTATCTTCGCAAAACATTCTTAAAGGTTTGCTAGCCGGTACTATCGGTCTTCTTATATCGACTGTGGGTCTTGACCCAATCAGCTCGGTACCACGCTTTACCTTTGGTGTAATGGACCTGTATAGCGGCATCAATGTTATCCCTGTTTTGATCGGTCTGTTTGCTCTATCTGAGGCTATCAACCAGATTGAGAAGATCCTGAAAGAGAAAAAGGCAGAAGTACCTAAGTTTGACCACAAGCTTCTGAGCAAGAAAGACCTTAAAGAGATGATGCCGACCGCGGTTAAAAGTGGCGTGATGGGTACAACCATAGGTTCGGTACCTGGCGCAGGCGCGGATATCTCAGCCTTTGTTTGCTATAACGAAGCGAAACGCTCATCTAAGAATCCCGACGAGTTCGGTAAAGGCTCGGTGCGTGGTCTAGCTGCTGCCGAGGCGGGTAACAATGGCGTTACTGGTGGTTCTCTGGTTCCACTTCTAACCCTTGGTGTTCCGGGTGACGCAGTAGCGGCTGTACTGCTTGGTGCCTTGATTGTACAGGGCCTGACGCCAGGGCCACTGCTATTTGCTCATAGCCCAGAGGTGGTTTACGGCGTATTCAGCTCTATGCTGGTGGCGAACGTAGTCATGCTACTAGTCGGTCTATTGGGGATTCGCTTCTTCTGTCGTATCATTGAGGTGCCGAAGATCCTGATGATTCCGGTTATCCTGTTCCTATCAGTAGTGGGGGCCTACGCTATCAACAACTCTATGTTTGATGTGGGTATTGCGATTGCGTTCGGCATACTGGGTTTTGTATTAGGTAAGTTGGAGATACCGTCATCGCCAATACTACTGGCTATCATCCTCGGGCCTATGGCAGAAACCAACCTGCGCAAAGCATTACTAATGTATGACAATAGCTGGTCATTCTTGTATGAAAGACCGATTGCCTTAGCCTTCGTTTTGCTTGCTATCTTCTCTGTCTATTCAACCATGAAGATGAAGAAGAAACAGAAGCTACAGGCTGCCGAAAGCCAATAG
- a CDS encoding GH1 family beta-glucosidase, with amino-acid sequence MIKYHIPQDSKLRSRDFTFGVATSSYQIEGGADQGGRTPSIWDTFCRKPGAVDNADNGDIACNHYELWQQDIEMIQSLGVDAYRLSMAWPRILPRDGETNPEGLAFYEQIIDECHARGLKVYVTLYHWDLPQYLEDKGGWLNRETAYKFAEYAEVVSKHFGDKIDVYTTLNEPFVSAFLGYRWGEHAPGIKGEKEGYLASHHLMLGHGLAMPVLRKNAPNAIHGVVFNATPSYPLTEADQGAADYCEAENFQWFIDPVLKGEYPAAVMEKRADAMPMILEGDLDIISAPVDYIGINYYTRSVARFNDQGDVETIKMEESESTFIGWEIYPDGLRDLLIRLHNRYENIPPMYITENGAAGNDSVENGEVDDEQRVRYFQGHLNAVDEAIKEGVRVDGYFAWSLMDNFEWAFGYRQRFGIVHVDYATQKRTLKNSAIAYRNMLLERAEENK; translated from the coding sequence ATGATTAAGTATCACATTCCTCAAGATTCAAAATTGCGTAGCCGAGACTTCACCTTCGGCGTGGCGACCTCTTCATATCAAATCGAAGGTGGGGCGGACCAGGGTGGTCGTACTCCATCTATCTGGGACACCTTCTGTCGAAAACCAGGAGCGGTAGATAACGCCGACAATGGCGACATTGCTTGTAATCACTATGAATTGTGGCAGCAAGACATCGAGATGATTCAATCTCTAGGGGTGGATGCCTATCGCCTATCTATGGCTTGGCCTCGTATTCTGCCTCGTGATGGTGAGACGAACCCTGAAGGCTTGGCTTTTTATGAGCAGATCATCGATGAGTGTCATGCACGTGGACTAAAGGTATATGTGACCCTTTATCACTGGGATCTACCACAGTACCTAGAAGACAAAGGCGGCTGGTTAAATCGCGAAACCGCGTACAAGTTTGCTGAGTATGCAGAGGTAGTAAGTAAGCACTTTGGCGACAAGATTGATGTGTACACCACGCTAAACGAACCGTTTGTTTCTGCGTTCCTTGGTTATCGCTGGGGCGAGCACGCGCCGGGCATCAAGGGCGAAAAAGAAGGCTACCTTGCGTCTCACCACTTGATGCTAGGTCATGGCTTGGCAATGCCAGTGCTGCGTAAGAACGCACCTAACGCTATACATGGTGTGGTGTTTAACGCAACACCGTCTTACCCACTTACCGAAGCAGACCAAGGTGCGGCGGATTACTGCGAAGCGGAGAACTTCCAGTGGTTCATTGACCCTGTATTAAAAGGCGAATACCCAGCTGCGGTAATGGAAAAGCGTGCCGATGCCATGCCGATGATCCTAGAGGGTGACCTAGATATTATCTCAGCACCTGTGGATTACATAGGTATCAACTATTACACCCGCAGCGTGGCACGATTTAACGATCAAGGCGATGTTGAGACCATCAAGATGGAAGAGTCAGAGAGCACTTTCATCGGTTGGGAGATCTATCCTGACGGATTGCGTGACCTTCTGATTCGTCTGCACAACCGCTACGAAAATATCCCACCTATGTACATCACCGAAAATGGCGCGGCTGGCAACGATTCGGTTGAGAATGGTGAAGTTGATGACGAACAGCGCGTGCGCTACTTCCAAGGGCACCTAAATGCGGTGGATGAAGCGATAAAAGAAGGTGTGCGTGTTGATGGTTATTTTGCTTGGAGCTTGATGGATAACTTCGAGTGGGCCTTCGGCTATCGCCAACGCTTTGGCATCGTGCACGTGGACTATGCAACCCAAAAAAGAACATTGAAAAACAGCGCTATTGCTTATCGAAATATGCTTCTAGAGCGCGCAGAGGAGAACAAGTAA